In the genome of Streptomyces globosus, one region contains:
- a CDS encoding ATP-binding protein, with product MRYAILGSVQVVRGDGTPVAVGGARLRALLTALALRAGRAVPVHLLVADVWAGEPPADGPAALQALVGRLRRALGRSAVRSEEGGYLLAAAREDVDAYRFERLVRAAAAAVGADPAQAAALYDEALALWRGPALADLPEPGAEAARWEAVRAEARRGRLAAALGLGEAERALPELAELCGRHPLDEPLQALRIRALRDAGRAAEALAAYEEVRQELAGRLGTDPGPALRALHAELLAPPPGPPGPAAVPEARPGNLKARLTTFVGREEDIRAIGADLGRARLVTLLGPGGAGKTRLSQEAAEAHAAGAAGRQRWPDGVWFAELAPVNDPDDVPEAVLTALGARETKLRGASAEELRALTERAGDEPLARLTEHCARRGMLLVLDNCEHVAGAAAELAERLLTHCPGVRILATSREPLGVPGEFLRPVEPLPDHAALRLLDDRGAAARPGFTVAEDPDAAAEICRRLDGLPLAIELAAARLRLLTPRQIADRLDDRFRLLTGGARTLLPRQQTLRAVVDWSWELLDAAERRVLARLSVFAGGCDLPAAEAVCADPGPGPDPDSGRGPGAGGRGGAVVRTGDVASVVGSLVDKSLVIAAPGPGGMRYRMLETVAEYARERLAAESGEAGAAERRHLVHYREFARATEPLLRGAGQREAGERLAADYENIRSALRRAVAARDAGEALCLVHCLVWYWQMHDLRAECRHWANAVAELGPDPFRAPVAPAGPVPDRIADTPPPYRGEALTEAWRGIRLLQLAARDQNSENWNSPEVRPLIEGVLAAYRPGLPQTCRAPGSLWIYAVMIGGDAEMLRRTIDATVETARAFDYRWELAVALQLRANVLANRAAWAGDASRDAEESLALFTALGDDWGCAEALSARAEAREKHGLYALAADDFRAAIRHAERLGAPSQVTVLRVRMAGVLMESGRYAEAEDLLADVLRAMPRSYGNEAMPAAHLFMAVCLGRRGRIAEARAHIRRLREEFAMGAYAVFDCYLLATMAWLDNQDGCHKQALAVLRQALESARDPLADMVAPQLPAVYMLTAARARAGLGGREEALRAARLLGAYRALLPDGHVPVATEREDRARAEELVRGELDDAAYGAAYAEGGGLTLEEAAALI from the coding sequence GTGCGCTACGCGATCCTCGGTTCCGTTCAGGTCGTCCGGGGCGACGGGACGCCCGTCGCCGTCGGCGGGGCGCGGCTGCGCGCCCTGCTGACCGCGCTGGCCCTGCGGGCCGGGCGGGCCGTGCCGGTGCACCTGCTCGTCGCCGACGTGTGGGCCGGCGAGCCCCCCGCCGACGGGCCGGCCGCCCTGCAGGCGCTGGTCGGGCGGCTGCGGCGGGCCCTGGGCCGGTCCGCGGTGCGTTCCGAGGAGGGCGGCTACCTGCTCGCGGCCGCCCGTGAGGACGTCGACGCGTACCGCTTCGAGCGGCTCGTCCGGGCCGCCGCCGCGGCCGTCGGGGCAGATCCGGCGCAGGCCGCGGCCCTGTACGACGAGGCGCTGGCGCTGTGGCGCGGCCCGGCCCTGGCCGACCTGCCCGAGCCGGGCGCGGAGGCCGCGCGCTGGGAGGCCGTACGGGCCGAGGCGCGGCGGGGCCGGCTCGCGGCGGCCCTCGGCCTCGGCGAGGCGGAACGCGCCCTGCCCGAGCTCGCCGAGCTGTGCGGGCGGCACCCGCTGGACGAGCCGCTCCAGGCGCTGCGGATCCGGGCGCTGCGGGACGCGGGGCGGGCGGCGGAGGCGCTCGCCGCCTACGAGGAGGTCCGGCAGGAGCTCGCCGGCCGGCTCGGCACGGACCCCGGGCCGGCCCTGCGCGCCCTGCACGCCGAACTCCTCGCGCCGCCGCCCGGGCCCCCCGGGCCCGCAGCCGTTCCGGAGGCGCGGCCGGGGAACCTGAAGGCGCGGCTGACGACGTTCGTCGGGCGCGAGGAGGACATCCGGGCCATCGGCGCGGACCTCGGACGTGCCCGGCTCGTCACCCTGCTGGGGCCGGGCGGCGCCGGCAAGACCCGCCTGTCGCAGGAGGCCGCCGAGGCCCACGCCGCGGGCGCGGCCGGCCGGCAGCGGTGGCCCGACGGCGTGTGGTTCGCCGAGCTCGCCCCCGTCAACGACCCGGACGACGTCCCCGAGGCCGTCCTCACCGCGCTCGGCGCCCGCGAGACCAAGCTGCGCGGAGCCTCGGCCGAGGAGCTGCGCGCCCTGACCGAGCGGGCGGGAGACGAGCCGCTCGCCCGCCTCACCGAGCACTGCGCCCGGCGCGGCATGCTGCTGGTCCTCGACAACTGCGAGCACGTCGCCGGGGCCGCCGCCGAGCTGGCCGAACGGCTGCTCACGCACTGCCCCGGGGTGCGGATCCTGGCCACCAGCCGCGAACCGCTCGGGGTGCCGGGGGAGTTCCTCCGGCCCGTGGAGCCGCTGCCGGACCATGCCGCGCTGCGGCTCCTCGACGACCGCGGCGCCGCCGCCCGCCCCGGCTTCACCGTCGCCGAGGACCCCGACGCGGCCGCCGAGATCTGCCGCCGCCTGGACGGCCTCCCGCTCGCGATCGAGCTGGCGGCGGCGCGGCTGCGGCTGCTGACGCCCCGGCAGATCGCGGACCGGCTGGACGACCGGTTCCGGCTGCTGACGGGCGGCGCGCGTACCCTCCTGCCGCGGCAGCAGACGCTCCGCGCGGTCGTCGACTGGTCGTGGGAACTCCTCGACGCGGCGGAACGCCGCGTCCTGGCCCGCCTGTCGGTCTTCGCCGGCGGCTGCGACCTGCCCGCCGCCGAAGCGGTCTGCGCCGACCCCGGTCCCGGTCCCGACCCCGATTCCGGCCGCGGTCCCGGTGCGGGCGGGCGCGGCGGCGCCGTCGTCCGGACCGGGGACGTCGCCTCCGTCGTCGGGTCGCTCGTCGACAAGTCGCTCGTCATCGCCGCGCCCGGGCCCGGCGGCATGCGGTACCGGATGCTGGAGACCGTCGCCGAGTACGCCCGGGAGCGCCTCGCCGCCGAGTCCGGGGAGGCCGGGGCCGCCGAGCGGCGGCATCTCGTGCACTACCGGGAGTTCGCCCGGGCCACCGAGCCCCTGCTGCGCGGGGCGGGCCAGCGGGAGGCCGGGGAGCGGCTCGCCGCCGACTACGAGAACATCCGCAGCGCGCTGCGCCGGGCGGTCGCGGCCCGGGACGCCGGGGAGGCGCTGTGCCTCGTGCACTGCCTCGTCTGGTACTGGCAGATGCACGACCTGCGTGCCGAGTGCCGGCACTGGGCGAACGCCGTCGCCGAGCTGGGCCCGGACCCCTTCCGCGCGCCCGTCGCCCCGGCCGGCCCGGTGCCCGACCGGATCGCCGACACGCCGCCGCCGTACCGCGGGGAGGCGCTCACCGAGGCCTGGCGCGGCATCCGGCTCCTCCAGCTCGCCGCACGGGACCAGAACAGCGAGAACTGGAACTCGCCGGAGGTGCGCCCGCTGATCGAGGGCGTCCTCGCCGCCTACCGGCCGGGCCTGCCGCAGACCTGCCGGGCCCCCGGCTCGCTGTGGATCTACGCGGTGATGATCGGCGGGGACGCGGAGATGCTGCGCCGCACCATCGACGCCACCGTCGAGACGGCCCGCGCGTTCGACTACCGCTGGGAGCTCGCCGTCGCCCTGCAGCTCCGGGCGAACGTACTGGCCAACCGGGCCGCATGGGCGGGCGACGCCTCCCGCGACGCAGAGGAGAGCCTTGCGCTGTTCACCGCGCTCGGAGACGACTGGGGCTGCGCGGAGGCGCTGTCGGCCCGCGCCGAGGCCCGCGAGAAGCACGGCCTGTACGCGCTCGCCGCGGACGACTTCCGGGCGGCCATCCGGCACGCGGAGCGGCTCGGCGCGCCCTCGCAGGTGACGGTGCTGCGGGTGCGCATGGCCGGGGTGCTGATGGAGAGCGGGCGGTACGCCGAGGCCGAGGACCTGCTCGCCGACGTGCTGCGCGCCATGCCCCGCAGCTACGGCAACGAGGCCATGCCGGCCGCCCACCTGTTCATGGCGGTGTGCCTGGGGCGCAGGGGCCGCATCGCCGAGGCCCGCGCGCACATCCGCCGGCTGCGCGAGGAGTTCGCCATGGGCGCGTACGCCGTCTTCGACTGCTACCTGCTCGCCACGATGGCCTGGCTGGACAACCAGGACGGCTGCCACAAGCAGGCGCTGGCCGTGCTGCGGCAGGCCCTGGAGTCCGCCCGGGACCCGCTGGCCGACATGGTCGCCCCGCAGCTGCCCGCCGTCTACATGCTGACGGCGGCCCGCGCGCGGGCCGGGCTCGGCGGCCGCGAGGAGGCGCTGCGCGCCGCCCGGCTGCTGGGCGCGTACCGGGCGCTGCTGCCGGACGGGCACGTCCCGGTGGCGACGGAGCGGGAGGACCGGGCCCGCGCGGAGGAGCTGGTCCGGGGGGAGCTGGACGACGCCGCGTACGGGGCCGCGTACGCCGAGGGCGGCGGCCTCACCCTGGAGGAGGCCGCCGCCCTCATCTGA
- a CDS encoding site-2 protease family protein has protein sequence MVHQRTRSERQVSSVFLGMVAIMAVTGWAVWTGYSQSAGLAVFLFVTSAWLVSLCLHEYAHARTALHGGDLTVGAKGYLTLNPLKYTHVLLSVVLPLLFVIMGGIGLPGGAVFIERDRIRGRWKHSLISAAGPLTNVAFAVVCTAPFWLGALDGVPQPFRFALAFLALLQVSASILNFLPVPGLDGYGVIEPWLSYRVRRELAPLAPVGLIAVFALLWIPAVNAVFFDVVHGALSALGVPDLDSYCGFDLFRFWEDTEGFCAVPQP, from the coding sequence ATGGTTCATCAGCGGACGCGCAGTGAGCGCCAGGTCAGTTCCGTCTTTCTCGGCATGGTCGCGATCATGGCCGTCACGGGGTGGGCCGTGTGGACGGGCTACTCGCAGAGCGCCGGGCTCGCGGTGTTCCTCTTCGTCACGTCGGCGTGGCTGGTCTCGCTGTGCCTGCACGAGTACGCACACGCCCGGACGGCCCTGCACGGCGGCGACCTCACCGTCGGCGCGAAGGGCTACCTGACGCTGAACCCCCTCAAGTACACGCACGTCCTGCTCAGCGTCGTCCTCCCCCTCCTCTTCGTGATCATGGGCGGTATCGGCCTGCCGGGCGGCGCCGTGTTCATCGAGCGGGACCGCATCCGGGGCCGCTGGAAGCACAGCCTGATCTCGGCGGCGGGCCCGCTGACGAACGTGGCGTTCGCCGTCGTCTGCACCGCCCCGTTCTGGCTGGGCGCCCTCGACGGGGTGCCGCAGCCGTTCCGCTTCGCGCTGGCGTTCCTCGCGCTGCTGCAGGTGTCGGCGTCGATCCTGAACTTCCTGCCGGTGCCCGGCCTCGACGGCTACGGGGTCATCGAGCCCTGGCTGTCGTACCGGGTGCGCCGGGAGCTGGCGCCGCTGGCGCCGGTCGGGCTGATCGCGGTGTTCGCACTGCTGTGGATCCCGGCCGTGAACGCGGTCTTCTTCGACGTGGTCCACGGCGCCCTGTCGGCGCTGGGCGTGCCGGACCTCGACAGCTACTGCGGGTTCGACCTGTTCCGCTTCTGGGAGGACACCGAGGGCTTCTGCGCGGTACCGCAGCCCTGA
- the npdG gene encoding NADPH-dependent F420 reductase, translating into MTSSDSTQKPPAPAKAPAKDPWDLPDVSGLVVGVLGGTGDQGRGLAYRFAKAGQKVVIGSRAADRARQAAAGIGLGVEGADNAETARRSDVVIIAVPWEGHAKTLEALREDLAGKLVVDCVNPLGFDKQGAYALRVEEGSAAQQAAALLPDSRVTAAFHHLSAVLLQDESVAEIDTDVMVLGDSRADTDIVQALAARIPGMRGVFAGRLRNAHQVEALVANLISTNRRYKAHAALRITDV; encoded by the coding sequence ATGACCTCTAGCGACAGCACCCAGAAGCCGCCCGCGCCCGCCAAGGCCCCCGCCAAGGACCCGTGGGACCTGCCGGACGTCTCCGGCCTCGTCGTCGGCGTCCTCGGCGGCACCGGAGACCAGGGCCGGGGCCTGGCCTACCGGTTCGCCAAGGCGGGCCAGAAGGTGGTCATCGGCTCGCGCGCCGCAGACCGCGCCCGCCAGGCCGCCGCCGGGATCGGCCTCGGAGTGGAGGGCGCCGACAACGCCGAGACCGCCCGCCGCAGCGACGTCGTGATCATCGCGGTGCCGTGGGAGGGCCACGCGAAGACCCTCGAAGCGCTCCGCGAGGACCTCGCGGGCAAGCTCGTCGTGGACTGCGTCAACCCCCTCGGCTTCGACAAGCAGGGCGCGTACGCCCTCCGGGTCGAGGAGGGCAGCGCCGCCCAGCAGGCCGCCGCACTCCTGCCCGACTCGCGGGTCACCGCCGCCTTCCACCACCTGTCGGCGGTCCTCCTCCAGGACGAGTCCGTCGCGGAGATCGACACGGACGTGATGGTCCTCGGCGACTCCCGCGCCGACACCGACATCGTCCAGGCCCTGGCCGCCCGCATCCCCGGAATGCGCGGCGTCTTCGCCGGCCGGCTGCGCAACGCGCACCAGGTCGAGGCCCTCGTGGCGAACCTCATCTCCACGAACCGCCGCTACAAGGCCCACGCCGCCCTGCGCATCACCGACGTCTGA
- the map gene encoding type I methionyl aminopeptidase, whose amino-acid sequence MSGQSLLVPGELSPPRSVPGNIRRPEYVGKPAPTPYTGPEVQTPETVEAMRTAGRIAARAMEEAAKLIAPGTTTDELDRVAHEYLCDHGAYPSTLGYRGFPKSLCTSVNEVICHGIPDSTVLRDGDIVNLDVTAYIGGVHGDNNATYLCGDVDEESRLLVERTREALNRAIKAVKPGRQINVIGRVIESYAKRFGYGVVRDFTGHGINSAFHSGLIIPHYDSPHATTVMQPGMTFTIEPMLTLGTHEYDMWEDGWTVVTKDRKRTAQFEHTLVVTDSGADILTLP is encoded by the coding sequence ATGTCTGGCCAGTCGCTGCTCGTACCCGGCGAGCTCTCTCCGCCCCGTTCCGTTCCCGGCAACATCCGCCGGCCCGAGTACGTGGGCAAGCCCGCGCCCACTCCGTACACCGGCCCGGAGGTGCAGACGCCCGAGACCGTCGAGGCGATGCGCACCGCCGGACGGATCGCCGCGCGGGCGATGGAGGAGGCCGCGAAGCTGATCGCCCCCGGCACCACCACCGACGAGCTCGACCGCGTCGCGCACGAGTACCTGTGCGACCACGGGGCCTACCCGTCGACGCTGGGCTACCGCGGCTTCCCGAAGTCGCTGTGCACCTCCGTCAACGAGGTCATCTGCCACGGCATCCCCGACTCGACGGTGCTGCGCGACGGCGACATCGTGAACCTGGACGTCACCGCGTACATCGGCGGCGTGCACGGCGACAACAACGCCACCTACCTGTGCGGCGACGTGGACGAGGAGTCCCGCCTCCTGGTGGAGCGGACCCGGGAGGCGCTGAACCGGGCGATCAAGGCCGTCAAGCCGGGCCGGCAGATCAACGTGATCGGCCGGGTCATCGAGTCGTACGCGAAGCGTTTCGGCTACGGCGTGGTCCGGGACTTCACGGGGCACGGCATCAACTCGGCGTTCCACTCCGGCCTGATCATCCCGCACTACGACAGCCCGCACGCCACGACCGTCATGCAGCCCGGGATGACCTTCACGATCGAGCCGATGCTGACGCTCGGCACCCACGAGTACGACATGTGGGAGGACGGCTGGACGGTCGTGACGAAGGACCGGAAGCGGACCGCGCAGTTCGAGCACACACTGGTCGTGACGGACTCGGGAGCCGACATCCTCACCCTGCCGTAG
- a CDS encoding heme oxygenase (biliverdin-producing) gives MDAFSTAIRVASHEQHTEAESSSFMSDLLGGRLGVDAYARYTEQLWFVYRALEDAAEALAGDPVAGPFIRPELMRVAEIERDLAHLRGPSWRETLVALPATRAYAARVAECAAAWPGGYVAHHYTRYLGDLSGGQIIRDRAERAWGFARKGDGVRFYVFADISNPAAFKREYRGLLDAIAADDLEKQRIIDECKRAFDYNGAVFRELGAEFPLSA, from the coding sequence TTGGACGCCTTCTCCACGGCCATCCGCGTCGCGTCGCACGAGCAGCACACCGAGGCCGAGTCCTCCTCCTTCATGAGCGACCTGCTCGGCGGCCGGCTCGGAGTCGACGCGTACGCCCGCTACACCGAGCAGCTGTGGTTCGTGTACCGGGCCCTGGAGGACGCGGCCGAGGCCCTCGCCGGCGATCCGGTGGCGGGGCCCTTCATCCGTCCGGAACTGATGCGCGTCGCCGAGATCGAGCGCGACCTGGCGCACCTGCGCGGCCCGTCCTGGCGCGAGACGCTGGTGGCGCTGCCCGCCACGCGGGCGTACGCGGCGCGGGTCGCCGAATGCGCGGCCGCCTGGCCCGGCGGGTACGTCGCCCACCACTACACCCGCTACCTGGGCGACCTCTCCGGCGGCCAGATCATCCGCGACCGGGCGGAGCGGGCCTGGGGCTTCGCGCGCAAGGGCGACGGCGTCCGCTTCTACGTCTTCGCGGACATCTCCAACCCGGCCGCCTTCAAGCGCGAGTACCGCGGGCTCCTCGACGCGATCGCCGCGGACGACCTGGAGAAGCAGCGCATCATCGACGAGTGCAAGCGGGCCTTCGACTACAACGGGGCCGTCTTCCGCGAGCTGGGGGCGGAGTTCCCGCTCAGCGCCTGA
- a CDS encoding PhzF family phenazine biosynthesis protein, with product MNDLDVLRVFCAGDGRFGNLLGVVRDGRTCPDDASRQALAAELGYSETVFVDDPERGVVDIRTPGTRMAFAGHPLVGVAWLLDIEELQPPAGSVWARDDGEFTWVTVRPEWAEGKRTRQYATPGEVDALPAPPPGEGWLYAWAWEDEAAGRVRARGFPRRPDGAIAEDEATGSAAALLTAQLNRALNINQGAGSQILTAPGPDGTVEIGGRVRFDSPAQPVRR from the coding sequence GTGAACGATCTCGACGTACTCAGGGTCTTCTGCGCGGGCGACGGGCGGTTCGGCAACCTGCTCGGCGTCGTCCGCGACGGCCGCACCTGCCCGGACGACGCGTCCCGGCAGGCGCTCGCCGCCGAACTCGGCTACAGCGAGACGGTGTTCGTCGACGACCCCGAGCGCGGGGTCGTCGACATCCGCACCCCGGGCACGCGCATGGCGTTCGCGGGGCACCCGCTCGTCGGGGTGGCCTGGCTGCTGGACATCGAGGAGCTCCAGCCGCCCGCCGGGTCCGTATGGGCCCGCGACGACGGCGAGTTCACCTGGGTCACGGTCCGGCCCGAGTGGGCCGAGGGCAAGCGCACCCGGCAGTACGCGACGCCCGGCGAGGTCGACGCGCTGCCCGCACCGCCGCCCGGCGAGGGCTGGCTGTACGCGTGGGCGTGGGAGGACGAGGCCGCGGGCCGCGTCCGCGCCCGCGGCTTCCCCCGGCGGCCCGACGGGGCCATCGCCGAGGACGAGGCCACCGGTTCGGCCGCGGCCCTGCTGACGGCGCAGCTGAACCGCGCCCTGAACATCAACCAGGGCGCGGGCTCGCAGATCCTCACCGCGCCCGGACCCGACGGCACCGTCGAGATCGGCGGGCGCGTCCGCTTCGACTCCCCGGCGCAGCCGGTCAGGCGCTGA
- a CDS encoding GNAT family N-acetyltransferase, giving the protein MTATVAAWPEAELPADLAAQVAELEAQAWPGATAGHDPALAPRALLLLDASGTVLASLALLYKRLRHAGRTYRAAGLSAVVTRESVRGRGYGRRLVAAARAALAADPGVDVVLFSCDRPLAGFYEAAGFTRLPGAVLVGGTPAEPLATDEPGFDKEVLGYFPPRAGGRTGRAEDFAGTRIALHPGAVDRLW; this is encoded by the coding sequence ATGACCGCGACGGTCGCCGCCTGGCCGGAGGCCGAGCTGCCGGCGGACCTCGCGGCGCAGGTCGCCGAGCTGGAGGCGCAGGCCTGGCCGGGCGCCACAGCGGGGCACGACCCGGCGCTCGCCCCGCGGGCCCTGCTGCTGCTCGACGCGTCGGGGACGGTCCTCGCATCGCTGGCGCTGCTGTACAAGCGGCTCCGGCACGCGGGGCGGACCTACCGCGCCGCCGGCCTGAGCGCCGTCGTCACCCGGGAGTCGGTGCGCGGCCGCGGGTACGGGCGCCGCCTGGTCGCGGCCGCACGGGCGGCGCTGGCCGCCGACCCGGGCGTGGACGTCGTCCTGTTCAGCTGCGACCGGCCGCTCGCCGGCTTCTACGAGGCGGCCGGGTTCACCCGCCTGCCCGGGGCCGTGCTGGTGGGCGGCACGCCCGCCGAGCCGCTGGCCACGGACGAGCCGGGCTTCGACAAGGAGGTGCTCGGCTACTTCCCGCCGCGCGCCGGCGGGCGCACCGGTCGGGCGGAGGACTTCGCGGGGACCCGTATCGCCCTGCACCCGGGGGCGGTCGACCGGCTCTGGTGA
- a CDS encoding PhzF family phenazine biosynthesis protein, translating to MTTEVLRYTAFSDDPAGGNPAGVVLDASGLDDAAMLRIAAELGYSETAFLTGPPQGLDGPPGRAFTLRFFSPKAEVPFCGHATVAASVALAERIGPGELVFATPAGTVPVSVTDTGSGLRAVLTSVEPHTEDIAGSDLAEALAALDWPAADLDPALPPRIAFAGARHLVLGAATRERLAALDYDFARLEALMQRLDLTTVQLVHRAGPDTFHVRDPFPVGGVVEDPATGAAAAAFGAYARELELVPDEAVLTLHQGEDMGRPGVLTVELRPGDRRVRVGGAGVRIPA from the coding sequence ATGACGACCGAGGTACTGCGCTACACCGCTTTCTCCGACGACCCCGCCGGCGGCAACCCCGCCGGGGTCGTGCTCGACGCGAGCGGCCTGGACGACGCCGCGATGCTGCGGATCGCCGCCGAACTGGGCTACAGCGAGACCGCGTTCCTGACGGGCCCGCCGCAGGGCCTCGACGGCCCGCCCGGCCGGGCCTTCACGCTCCGCTTCTTCAGCCCGAAGGCCGAGGTCCCCTTCTGCGGGCACGCCACGGTCGCCGCGTCCGTCGCGCTGGCGGAGCGGATCGGTCCGGGCGAACTGGTCTTCGCCACCCCGGCCGGCACGGTGCCCGTCTCGGTCACCGACACCGGCAGCGGCCTGCGGGCCGTCCTGACCAGCGTCGAGCCGCACACCGAGGACATCGCCGGCTCCGACCTCGCCGAGGCGCTGGCCGCCCTGGACTGGCCGGCGGCCGACCTGGACCCGGCCCTCCCGCCGCGGATCGCCTTCGCCGGTGCCCGCCACCTCGTCCTCGGCGCGGCCACCCGCGAGCGCCTCGCCGCCCTGGACTACGACTTCGCCCGGCTGGAGGCGCTGATGCAGCGCCTGGACCTGACCACCGTGCAGCTGGTGCACCGGGCCGGCCCCGACACCTTCCACGTACGGGACCCCTTCCCGGTCGGCGGCGTCGTCGAGGACCCCGCCACCGGGGCCGCCGCGGCCGCCTTCGGCGCGTACGCCCGCGAGCTGGAGCTCGTACCGGACGAGGCCGTCCTCACCCTCCACCAGGGCGAGGACATGGGCCGCCCCGGCGTGCTGACGGTGGAGCTGCGGCCCGGCGACAGGCGGGTGCGGGTCGGCGGCGCGGGCGTCCGGATCCCCGCATGA
- a CDS encoding SDR family oxidoreductase produces the protein MNAPGMKTAVVTGAGSGIGRSVALALAGAGWAVAAAGRRTAPLEETARAAGPGADVLCVPADVSSPPDVAALFAAVRERYGRLDLLFNNAGTFGPGGVPLEDLSPDDWRRVVDVNLTGSFLCAQAAFRQMKEQDPQGGRIINNGSISAHTPRPHSVAYTATKHAVTGLTKSLSLDGRPYRIACGQIDIGNAATEMTERMQTGILQANGQLAVEPVMDAADVARTVLHMAELPLEANVQFATVMATAMPYIGRG, from the coding sequence ATGAACGCACCTGGCATGAAGACCGCCGTGGTCACGGGCGCCGGCTCCGGCATCGGCCGCTCCGTCGCCCTCGCCCTCGCCGGCGCCGGATGGGCCGTGGCCGCCGCCGGCCGCCGGACCGCTCCGCTGGAGGAGACCGCGCGGGCGGCAGGGCCCGGAGCCGACGTGCTGTGCGTCCCCGCAGACGTGAGCTCCCCGCCGGACGTCGCCGCGCTGTTCGCGGCCGTCCGCGAGCGGTACGGCCGGCTCGACCTCCTCTTCAACAACGCGGGCACCTTCGGCCCGGGCGGGGTGCCCCTGGAGGACCTCTCCCCCGACGACTGGCGGCGCGTCGTCGACGTCAACCTCACCGGCTCCTTCCTGTGCGCGCAGGCCGCCTTCCGGCAGATGAAGGAGCAGGACCCGCAGGGCGGCCGCATCATCAACAACGGCTCCATCTCCGCCCACACCCCCCGGCCCCACTCGGTCGCGTACACGGCGACCAAGCACGCCGTGACCGGCCTGACGAAGTCGCTCTCCCTGGACGGGCGCCCGTACCGGATCGCCTGCGGGCAGATCGACATCGGCAACGCGGCCACCGAGATGACCGAGCGGATGCAGACCGGGATCCTCCAGGCGAACGGGCAGCTCGCGGTGGAGCCCGTGATGGACGCCGCCGACGTGGCCCGCACCGTGCTGCACATGGCGGAGCTGCCGCTGGAGGCGAACGTGCAGTTCGCGACGGTGATGGCGACGGCCATGCCGTACATCGGGCGCGGCTGA
- a CDS encoding multidrug effflux MFS transporter, translating into MPETGPATAAHEPPPKTPPAEPTASAPAPRPAPAPGADSGSDSDSDSGSAAVPAPRTESAPAAPRAGTAAARRTGLLVMVVLGGLSALPPLSMDMYLPALPEVASALASPAATVQLTLTACLAGMALGQLVIGPMSDRWGRRRPLLAGMALYVLATAVCALAPTAELLIGFRLLQGLAGAAGIVIARAVVRDLYEGVEMAKFFSSLMLISGVAPIIAPLIGAQVLRFADWRGVFVVLAAVGLALTLLVWRRLDETLPPEQRHTGGVGAALRTMRGLLADRVFAGYVLAGGFSFAALFAYIAASPFVVQEIYGASAQTFSLLFGLNSVGLILAGQVNGKLLVGRVSLDKVLACGIAVVVAASAALLLMSAGVFGPVGLAPVAAALFVLMSAMGLVLPNTNALALMRTPQAAGSASALLGTSSFLVGAAASPLVGIAGEDTAVPMAVVQVCCGLLAAGCFLGLCRPWRSRGAAAAA; encoded by the coding sequence ATGCCGGAGACAGGCCCTGCGACGGCCGCGCACGAGCCGCCGCCGAAGACGCCGCCCGCCGAACCGACCGCTTCCGCCCCCGCCCCCCGCCCGGCCCCCGCCCCGGGCGCGGACTCCGGCTCCGACTCCGACTCCGACTCCGGCTCCGCTGCCGTCCCCGCCCCGCGGACCGAGTCCGCGCCCGCGGCGCCGCGCGCCGGCACCGCCGCCGCCCGCCGCACGGGGCTGCTCGTCATGGTCGTCCTCGGCGGGCTCAGCGCCCTCCCCCCGCTCTCCATGGACATGTACCTTCCGGCCCTGCCGGAGGTCGCGTCCGCCCTGGCCAGCCCGGCCGCCACCGTCCAGCTCACCCTGACCGCGTGCCTGGCCGGCATGGCCCTCGGCCAGCTCGTCATCGGCCCGATGAGCGACAGGTGGGGCCGCCGCCGGCCGCTCCTCGCCGGCATGGCCCTGTACGTCCTCGCGACCGCCGTCTGCGCGCTCGCCCCGACCGCCGAGCTGCTGATCGGCTTCCGCCTGCTCCAGGGCCTGGCCGGAGCCGCAGGCATCGTGATCGCCCGCGCCGTCGTCCGCGACCTGTACGAGGGCGTGGAGATGGCGAAGTTCTTCTCCAGCCTGATGCTGATCTCCGGGGTGGCGCCCATCATCGCCCCGCTCATCGGCGCGCAGGTGCTCCGCTTCGCCGACTGGCGCGGCGTCTTCGTCGTCCTCGCCGCCGTCGGACTCGCCCTGACCCTCCTCGTGTGGCGCCGCCTGGACGAGACGCTGCCGCCGGAGCAGCGGCACACCGGCGGCGTCGGCGCCGCCCTGCGGACCATGCGCGGGCTGCTCGCGGACCGCGTCTTCGCCGGGTACGTGCTGGCCGGCGGCTTCTCCTTCGCCGCGCTGTTCGCGTACATCGCGGCCTCCCCGTTCGTCGTCCAGGAGATATACGGGGCCTCCGCGCAGACCTTCAGCCTGCTGTTCGGCCTGAACTCCGTCGGCCTGATCCTCGCCGGGCAGGTCAACGGCAAGCTGCTCGTCGGCCGGGTCAGCCTCGACAAGGTCCTGGCCTGCGGGATCGCCGTGGTCGTCGCCGCGTCCGCCGCGCTGCTGCTGATGTCGGCGGGCGTGTTCGGCCCGGTCGGCCTGGCGCCGGTCGCCGCCGCTCTGTTCGTGCTGATGTCGGCGATGGGCCTGGTCCTGCCCAACACGAACGCGCTGGCCCTGATGCGCACCCCGCAGGCCGCCGGGTCGGCGTCGGCGCTGCTCGGCACCTCCTCGTTCCTCGTCGGCGCGGCCGCCTCGCCGCTCGTCGGCATCGCCGGGGAGGACACCGCCGTTCCGATGGCTGTCGTCCAGGTCTGCTGCGGGCTCCTCGCCGCGGGCTGCTTCCTCGGCCTGTGCCGGCCCTGGCGCAGCCGCGGAGCGGCTGCCGCGGCGTGA